Part of the Dehalococcoidia bacterium genome, GGTGCATTGACAGCATCTGCTCCCCCGCGCTCACCGAGGTGCTGGGCGCGGCGGGCATGGACATGGCCTGCGCGGACATGATGTTCCGCCCCACCTCCTGGGATACGTTCCAGGCCATCGTCCGGTCGGCGCAGGTCTTCGGCATTGACCCGTTCGTCCGCCTGAAGGCCTACCCCTGGGCGGGCGCGTCCGACCACCGCCTCGCCGTGGACGCCGCCCTCGCCTACAGCCTCGGCGCGGTGGGCGTCGCGTTCTCGTGCGCCACCGTGGAGGACGTGGAGCGCGTCGTGGAGGTCTCGCAGGACTGGCACCAGGACATCCACATCCATCCGTTCGAGAAGTGGGAGTACGCGAGCTACAAGTCGAAGGTGGCCTCCCAGCGCGTGGTCATGCCTCTCATCGAGGACGCGCAGGCGCTGAAGAACCTCGACAAGATACTGGCGGTGAAGGGCGTACACGTGGTCTTCCTCGCCCTGTCGGACATCTCGCGCATGGTGGGCCATCCCTTCGACTTCGGCCATCCCAAGGTGTGGGAGGTCGTTGACCGCGCGGTGGAGAGCGCCGCGAAGAACAACGTCGCCATCGCCGCGAACGTGGGGTACGAGTTCAGCAAAGGCCCGGAGATGATGGCGGAGCGCGTGAGCGCCATGGCGGCCCGGGGCGTCCGCGTGGTCATGCTGCAGAACTCCGGCTTCCTCATTCAGAAGCTATACCGCTACGTGCTGGACACCGTCGGCG contains:
- a CDS encoding aldolase/citrate lyase family protein, whose protein sequence is MSKVLEKLARREVAFGCIDSICSPALTEVLGAAGMDMACADMMFRPTSWDTFQAIVRSAQVFGIDPFVRLKAYPWAGASDHRLAVDAALAYSLGAVGVAFSCATVEDVERVVEVSQDWHQDIHIHPFEKWEYASYKSKVASQRVVMPLIEDAQALKNLDKILAVKGVHVVFLALSDISRMVGHPFDFGHPKVWEVVDRAVESAAKNNVAIAANVGYEFSKGPEMMAERVSAMAARGVRVVMLQNSGFLIQKLYRYVLDTVGAGLPPALPRKGAKTGKPRKRAPRRQ